Genomic window (Thermodesulfobacteriota bacterium):
TGTTGCTGCGGGCACGATTAATAACAGTACCTATTACAAAGGGGCATGCGTAAAGATAAGTGTATTCATGTCGGTGTTTAATGTTCATGTAAACCGCATGCCCTGTAAGGGGAAAGTTAAAACAATCCGTTATAATCCAGGAAAATTTTTTAGTGCAAATCTGGACAAGGCATCAAAAGAAAACGAGCAAAATGCTGTCTATCTTGAAACGGAAGACGGAAAGGAAATATGTACTGTGCAAATTGCCGGTTTGATTGCGAGGCGGATAATATGCAAAGTTCAAGAAGGCGATGAAGTGGATCGCGGGCAACGTTTCGGAATGATATGTTTCGGGTCACGGCTTGATGTTTATCTTCCAAAAGATTCAAAACTTAATGTGGCTGTGGGAGACATGGTAAAATCAGGTACAACTGTACTGGGAGAAATGACATGAAAAGAATTAAAAGATTTGAGAGAGAAAAATTACGCCGCGGAATTTACATCCTGCCGAATATATTCACATCTCTTAATATTTTTTGCGGATTTTATGCTGTCATTGTCTCTATAAATGGAAAATTTGTTGCAGCGGCTATAGCGATTTTAATTGCCGGGATATTCGATTTGCTGGATGGAAAAATTGCACGGGCCACCAACACCACCAGCAAATTTGGTATCGAATACGATTCGCTGGCAGATCTTATATCCTTTGGGCTGGCACCCGGGTTGATGATGTACTTGTGGGCGCTAAAACCGCTGGGGCGGATCGGCTGGCTGGCAGCTTTTTTATTTATGGTCTGCGGCGCACTGCGTCTTGCCAGATTCAACACACAAGTAGGAAGGATAAGCAGCAGTCATTTTATTGGGCTTCCGATTCCAGCAGGAGCAGGGATGAATGCAGTTATTGTACTTGTTTTTCACAAGCTTGGTTTACCGGTGGAAGCCAACCATGTTTTGATCCTTGTGGTACTTTACATCCTCGCATTTTTAATGGTTAGCAACATAAAATATAA
Coding sequences:
- a CDS encoding phosphatidylserine decarboxylase family protein; this translates as MNKFSWPDPASQSAFPIASPGYPLIGAAAFTTFVFALLELMFPALLGLAATLFIIYFFRDPDRVVPNGNGLVVSPADGKVVAAGTINNSTYYKGACVKISVFMSVFNVHVNRMPCKGKVKTIRYNPGKFFSANLDKASKENEQNAVYLETEDGKEICTVQIAGLIARRIICKVQEGDEVDRGQRFGMICFGSRLDVYLPKDSKLNVAVGDMVKSGTTVLGEMT
- the pssA gene encoding CDP-diacylglycerol--serine O-phosphatidyltransferase is translated as MKRIKRFEREKLRRGIYILPNIFTSLNIFCGFYAVIVSINGKFVAAAIAILIAGIFDLLDGKIARATNTTSKFGIEYDSLADLISFGLAPGLMMYLWALKPLGRIGWLAAFLFMVCGALRLARFNTQVGRISSSHFIGLPIPAGAGMNAVIVLVFHKLGLPVEANHVLILVVLYILAFLMVSNIKYNSFKKPELFKKMNFNVLVTAILILIFIAAQPSIALFILGLTYVLSGPINLIWRHVKPKKDKTKTNEIDEHSTTSP